One Streptomyces sp. NBC_01237 genomic region harbors:
- a CDS encoding N-acyl-D-amino-acid deacylase family protein, whose protein sequence is MHDLIIRNGSLYDGSGIPARIGDVAVDHGVITKVGRVAGRGRTEIDAEGHIVTPGFVDIHTHFDGQVSWDPLLTPSCWHGVTSVVMGNCGVGFAPARPDRHDWLIGLMEGVEDIPGASLSEGITWEWESFPDYLDAVERVPRVMDVAAQVPHGALRAYVMGDRGADNEPPTEDDLKRMCALVREGLDAGAIGFSTSRTLTHLAITGAPVPGTFAAEDELFALGGVLGDAGTGVFQLVPLGAGGEKVDDPLGEIKWMRRLSAAVRRPITFGLFQNDNDPDGWRELLQIAEDAVAEGADLHPQVAGRPFSVIISLDSTHPFHKRPSYKRIAHLPAHERRVAMRDPALRERILAELPENADPRSALFPQGYERHFPMGSTSPDYEPDAGQSFDSLARRTGENPEALIYDFLSSEDTSGMIFRPLLGYTEYTLDPIREMLLHPQAVLGLSDAGAHCRLICDASTPTSMLTHWARDRTRGARLPLEFVIKKQTSEPAGLYGLRDRGLLRPGYRADINVIDLDRLSLRSPEFVHDLPAGGGRLIQRADGYAATVVAGEITFRHGEATGALPGRLVRGTRPGPVVL, encoded by the coding sequence ATGCATGACCTGATCATTCGGAACGGTTCGCTGTACGACGGATCCGGTATCCCCGCCCGTATCGGCGACGTCGCGGTGGATCACGGTGTGATCACCAAGGTCGGGCGGGTCGCCGGGCGGGGCCGCACCGAGATCGACGCCGAGGGACACATCGTCACGCCCGGCTTCGTCGACATCCACACCCACTTCGACGGGCAGGTCAGCTGGGACCCGCTGCTCACCCCCAGTTGCTGGCACGGTGTCACCTCGGTGGTGATGGGCAACTGCGGGGTCGGCTTCGCACCCGCCCGGCCGGACCGCCACGACTGGCTCATCGGGCTGATGGAGGGCGTCGAGGACATCCCCGGTGCCTCCCTCTCCGAGGGCATCACCTGGGAGTGGGAGTCCTTTCCCGACTACCTCGACGCCGTGGAGCGCGTGCCCCGTGTGATGGACGTGGCCGCGCAGGTCCCGCACGGCGCGCTGCGCGCCTATGTGATGGGCGACCGGGGCGCCGACAACGAACCGCCGACCGAGGACGACCTGAAGCGGATGTGCGCGCTGGTGCGCGAGGGCCTCGACGCGGGAGCCATCGGGTTCTCCACATCGCGCACCCTGACCCATCTGGCCATCACCGGCGCCCCGGTGCCCGGCACCTTCGCCGCCGAGGACGAACTGTTCGCGCTCGGCGGGGTGCTCGGGGACGCCGGTACCGGGGTCTTCCAGCTGGTGCCGCTGGGCGCGGGCGGCGAGAAGGTCGACGATCCGCTGGGCGAGATCAAGTGGATGCGCAGGCTCTCGGCTGCCGTGCGCCGCCCGATCACCTTCGGGCTCTTCCAGAACGACAACGACCCCGACGGCTGGCGCGAACTGCTCCAGATCGCCGAGGACGCGGTGGCCGAGGGCGCCGATCTGCATCCGCAGGTGGCCGGGCGCCCGTTCAGCGTCATCATCAGTCTGGATTCGACCCACCCGTTCCACAAACGGCCCTCGTACAAGAGGATCGCCCATCTGCCCGCGCACGAGCGGCGGGTGGCGATGCGCGACCCGGCGCTGCGCGAGCGCATCCTCGCCGAGCTACCGGAGAACGCCGACCCGCGTTCGGCACTGTTCCCGCAGGGCTACGAGCGGCACTTCCCGATGGGCTCGACATCACCGGACTACGAACCCGACGCCGGCCAGTCCTTCGACAGCCTGGCCCGGCGCACCGGCGAGAACCCGGAAGCCCTCATCTACGACTTCCTCAGCTCCGAGGACACCAGCGGAATGATCTTCCGGCCGCTGCTCGGGTACACGGAGTACACCCTCGATCCGATCCGCGAGATGCTGCTGCACCCCCAGGCGGTGCTCGGGCTCAGCGACGCCGGTGCGCACTGCCGGCTCATCTGCGACGCCAGCACACCGACCTCGATGCTCACGCACTGGGCCCGCGACCGCACCCGGGGCGCCCGGCTGCCGCTGGAGTTCGTCATCAAGAAGCAGACCTCGGAGCCCGCCGGCCTGTACGGGCTGCGCGACCGCGGCCTGCTGCGTCCCGGCTACCGGGCCGACATCAACGTCATCGACCTCGACCGGCTGTCCCTGCGCTCCCCCGAATTCGTCCACGACCTGCCCGCGGGCGGCGGGCGGCTGATCCAGCGCGCGGACGGCTACGCGGCGACGGTCGTCGCCGGGGAGATCACCTTCCGCCACGGCGAGGCGACGGGCGCCCTGCCCGGCAGGCTCGTCCGTGGCACCCGGCCGGGCCCGGTCGTCCTGTGA